From one Myxococcota bacterium genomic stretch:
- a CDS encoding acetolactate synthase large subunit, with protein MNGAEALIRTAAGAGVEVCFANPGTTEMHLVAALDAAPGIRAVLALFEGVVTGAADGYARLSGKPALTLLHLGPGFANGIANLHNARRASSPIVNVIGDQATWHLAADAPLTSDIESLARPVSRWLRKAATAAALASDTAEAIAAARARSGGVSTLIVPADCAWGESPGPVPAKPVEPRPGVAFSAVDAAARRLRASESPVLLIGGDALGRRGQIAAARIGAAARARVFLGTFPACVERGAGLPPLPKFPYFPEQGVELLSKATDLVLAGVPEPVAFFGYPKLPSRLTPETCRITVLAEPDQDATPALEALAEALGAKPDAGVRGTREDFPVATGKLDSETLGRTLARLQPEGAIVVDEAATSGAQWFSLAGGAAPHTVLSLTGGAIGQGLPNAGGAAIGCPGRRVIAFQADGSAMYTVQSLWTMARENLDVTVLVCANRAYRILKVELARADITHPGPAARALTDLQPPALDFVSLARGLGVPAERAENAEQLAAALGRALATRGPSLVEAVI; from the coding sequence ATGAACGGCGCCGAGGCTCTGATCCGCACGGCGGCGGGCGCCGGGGTCGAGGTGTGTTTCGCGAACCCGGGCACGACCGAGATGCACCTGGTGGCGGCGCTCGACGCCGCGCCCGGGATCCGCGCCGTGCTGGCGCTGTTCGAGGGCGTGGTCACCGGTGCGGCCGACGGCTACGCGCGCCTGTCGGGCAAGCCGGCGCTCACGCTGCTCCATCTGGGGCCGGGCTTCGCCAACGGCATCGCCAATCTGCACAACGCCCGCCGCGCGTCGTCGCCGATCGTGAACGTGATCGGCGACCAGGCCACCTGGCACCTGGCGGCCGACGCGCCGCTCACCTCCGACATCGAGTCGCTGGCGCGGCCGGTCTCGCGCTGGCTGCGCAAGGCGGCCACTGCTGCCGCGCTTGCGAGCGATACCGCCGAGGCGATCGCCGCCGCGCGCGCCCGCTCCGGCGGCGTATCCACGCTGATCGTGCCCGCCGACTGCGCCTGGGGCGAGTCACCGGGGCCCGTGCCCGCGAAGCCCGTCGAGCCGCGCCCGGGCGTCGCGTTCTCCGCGGTCGACGCCGCGGCGCGCCGCCTGCGCGCGAGTGAGTCGCCGGTGCTGTTGATCGGCGGCGACGCGCTGGGCCGTCGCGGCCAGATCGCCGCTGCGCGCATCGGCGCCGCGGCGCGCGCGCGCGTGTTCCTGGGCACGTTCCCGGCGTGCGTGGAGCGCGGCGCAGGGCTGCCCCCCCTGCCCAAGTTCCCGTACTTCCCCGAGCAGGGCGTCGAGCTGTTGTCGAAGGCGACCGACCTCGTGCTCGCGGGCGTGCCCGAGCCCGTGGCGTTCTTCGGCTACCCGAAGCTGCCCAGCCGACTCACTCCCGAGACCTGCCGCATCACCGTGCTGGCCGAGCCGGATCAGGACGCGACCCCCGCGCTCGAGGCGCTGGCCGAAGCGCTGGGCGCCAAGCCCGACGCCGGCGTGCGCGGCACGCGCGAGGACTTCCCGGTCGCGACCGGCAAGCTCGACTCCGAGACGCTCGGCCGCACGCTCGCGCGCCTGCAGCCCGAGGGCGCGATCGTGGTCGACGAGGCGGCGACCTCCGGTGCGCAGTGGTTCTCGCTCGCCGGCGGCGCCGCACCGCACACGGTCCTGTCACTCACCGGCGGCGCGATCGGCCAGGGCCTGCCCAACGCCGGGGGCGCGGCGATCGGGTGTCCGGGCCGGCGCGTGATCGCCTTCCAGGCCGACGGCAGCGCGATGTACACCGTGCAGTCACTCTGGACCATGGCGCGCGAGAATCTCGACGTCACGGTGCTGGTGTGCGCGAACCGCGCCTACCGCATCCTGAAGGTCGAGCTGGCGCGCGCCGACATCACGCACCCGGGCCCGGCCGCCCGCGCGCTCACCGACCTGCAGCCGCCCGCGCTCGACTTCGTGTCGCTCGCGCGCGGCCTGGGCGTGCCAGCCGAGCGCGCCGAGAACGCCGAGCAGCTCGCCGCGGCGCTCGGCCGCGCGCTTGCGACACGCG
- a CDS encoding fumarylacetoacetate hydrolase family protein → MRLATFTHGGSTRIGVIAGDEVVDLAAAVPEMPRSMEAFLAAGPAALERARGAARGGPRLALARVKLEAPVMRPRKFLAIGLNYADHIAETGRPAPEFPVFFNKQVTCVNAPFDPIWMPRVSDKLDYEGELALVIGQRCRHVPKARAHEVIAGYLICNDVSVRDWQQRAPTMTLGKSFDTHGPLGPWLVTPDELGDPHTLDLETRVDGERRQKSNTKHLIFDCFAQVETLSTVFTLEPGDVISTGTCGGVGVAMNPRGYLKVGQRVRIDISGIGHIEQEVIPEPADTATP, encoded by the coding sequence GTGAGGCTCGCAACGTTCACACACGGGGGGTCGACGCGGATCGGAGTCATCGCCGGCGACGAGGTCGTCGACCTCGCCGCAGCCGTTCCGGAGATGCCGCGCAGCATGGAGGCGTTTCTGGCCGCGGGCCCCGCGGCGCTGGAACGGGCGCGCGGCGCCGCGCGGGGTGGCCCCCGGCTGGCGCTCGCCCGGGTGAAGCTCGAGGCGCCGGTCATGCGGCCGCGCAAGTTCCTGGCCATCGGCCTGAACTACGCCGACCACATCGCCGAGACCGGGCGGCCTGCCCCGGAGTTCCCGGTGTTCTTCAACAAGCAAGTCACTTGCGTGAACGCGCCCTTCGATCCGATCTGGATGCCGCGCGTCTCGGACAAGCTCGACTACGAGGGCGAGCTCGCGCTGGTGATCGGCCAGCGCTGCCGCCACGTGCCGAAGGCGCGCGCGCACGAGGTGATCGCCGGCTATCTGATCTGCAACGACGTGTCGGTGCGCGACTGGCAGCAGCGCGCGCCCACCATGACGCTCGGCAAGTCGTTCGACACGCACGGCCCGCTCGGCCCCTGGCTCGTGACTCCCGACGAGCTCGGCGACCCGCACACGCTCGACCTCGAGACGCGCGTGGACGGGGAACGCCGCCAGAAGTCGAACACCAAGCACCTGATCTTCGACTGCTTCGCCCAGGTCGAGACACTGTCCACGGTGTTCACGCTCGAGCCGGGCGACGTGATCTCGACCGGCACCTGCGGCGGCGTGGGCGTCGCCATGAACCCGCGCGGCTACCTCAAGGTCGGCCAGCGCGTGCGCATCGACATCTCGGGCATCGGGCACATCGAGCAAGAGGTGATTCCCGAGCCGGCGGACACGGCCACCCCATGA
- a CDS encoding ABC transporter substrate-binding protein, which produces MRVVSLLPSATEIVCALGARAALVGRSHECDFPAGVEALPALSSPRLDPRAPGRAIHDRIEELVTRGLSIYEIDAPLLRALAPDVIVTQTLCEVCAATPDDLAAALRDWTGGAPRVVSLAPLSLADVLADVLRVGAALGLDDAAARLRSRLEARIESLSALGRAARTRPRVAVLEWLDPLIAGGNWMPELVERAGGVALFGKAGLHSPRISWPELEAAAPDLVALIPCGFGLAQARAEAAREPRLGRFRTAVLDGNQFFNRPGPRIVESLEILLGVVHPELTPQQGVTAS; this is translated from the coding sequence ATGCGCGTCGTGTCGTTGCTTCCCTCGGCGACCGAGATCGTGTGCGCCCTCGGCGCCCGGGCCGCCCTGGTCGGACGTTCTCACGAGTGCGACTTCCCGGCCGGCGTCGAAGCGCTGCCCGCGCTGTCGTCGCCGCGGCTCGACCCGCGCGCGCCCGGCCGCGCGATCCACGACCGGATCGAGGAGCTGGTGACTCGCGGGCTCTCGATCTACGAGATCGACGCGCCCTTGCTGCGCGCGCTGGCGCCGGACGTGATCGTGACTCAGACCTTGTGCGAGGTGTGCGCCGCCACGCCCGACGACCTGGCCGCGGCGCTGCGCGACTGGACGGGCGGCGCGCCGCGCGTCGTGTCGCTCGCCCCGCTCTCGCTCGCCGACGTGCTCGCAGACGTGCTGCGCGTGGGCGCCGCGCTGGGCCTGGACGACGCCGCCGCGCGGCTGCGCAGCCGGCTCGAGGCGCGCATCGAGTCACTGAGCGCGCTGGGCCGCGCGGCCCGCACCCGCCCGCGCGTGGCCGTGCTCGAGTGGCTCGACCCGCTGATCGCGGGCGGCAACTGGATGCCCGAGCTGGTCGAGCGCGCCGGCGGCGTCGCGCTGTTCGGCAAGGCCGGCCTGCACTCCCCGCGCATCTCGTGGCCCGAGCTCGAGGCCGCCGCGCCCGACCTGGTCGCGCTGATTCCCTGCGGCTTCGGCCTGGCGCAGGCGCGCGCCGAAGCCGCCCGCGAGCCGCGCCTGGGCCGCTTCCGCACGGCCGTGCTCGACGGCAACCAGTTCTTCAACCGCCCCGGTCCCCGGATCGTCGAGTCACTCGAGATCCTGCTCGGCGTCGTGCACCCCGAGCTCACCCCCCAACAAGGAGTCACCGCCTCATGA
- a CDS encoding glutathione S-transferase family protein: MIKLYTWTTPNGYKVSIALEELGIPYEVHPVNLTKNEQMKPEFLKLNPNHKIPVIDDDGQVIWESGAILLHLGEKHDPKGVILPKDPRKRMEAIQYAFFQTGGVGPNLGRLGAALRKEGEKNQEMITIFSGEMARLYGVLDRILGDGREYLAGQYSIGDIMHYGWLRFPLNLKQPELLKYPRVVAWLERIGARPAVKRGLEVPKV; encoded by the coding sequence ATGATCAAGCTCTACACCTGGACCACGCCCAACGGCTACAAGGTCTCGATCGCGCTCGAGGAGCTCGGCATCCCGTACGAGGTCCACCCCGTGAACCTGACCAAGAACGAGCAGATGAAGCCCGAGTTCCTGAAGCTCAACCCGAACCACAAGATCCCGGTCATCGACGACGACGGTCAGGTGATCTGGGAGTCCGGTGCGATCCTGCTCCACCTGGGCGAGAAGCACGATCCGAAGGGAGTCATCCTGCCCAAGGACCCGCGCAAGCGCATGGAAGCGATCCAGTACGCCTTCTTCCAGACCGGTGGCGTGGGACCGAACCTGGGCCGGCTGGGCGCGGCGCTGCGCAAGGAAGGCGAGAAGAACCAGGAGATGATCACCATCTTCTCCGGCGAGATGGCGCGCCTGTACGGCGTGCTCGACCGCATCCTGGGCGACGGCCGCGAATATCTCGCGGGTCAGTACTCGATCGGCGACATCATGCACTACGGCTGGCTGCGCTTCCCGCTGAACCTGAAGCAGCCCGAGCTGCTCAAGTACCCGCGCGTGGTCGCGTGGCTGGAGCGGATCGGCGCGCGCCCGGCCGTGAAGCGCGGGCTCGAGGTGCCGAAGGTCTGA
- a CDS encoding alpha/beta hydrolase translates to MLAEQTLRIHGAELHVETDGAGEPLLLLHGMGGCSQDWRHAGRESLAREYRLVALDARGHGRSTNPQGGFSHRQLAADVRAALDALGIARCRAIGLSMGGNTLLHVATQEPERIEAMVVVSATPYFPEQARAIMRTVSPDGRSAEEWRVMRERHAHGDAQIRALWQAQHDLADSTDDMCFTPPQLARIRARTLVIYGDRDPLYPVELGVGLFRAIPRASLWVVPGGGHGPVFLEAAEPFARTALAFLHG, encoded by the coding sequence ATGCTCGCGGAGCAGACACTGCGCATCCACGGCGCCGAGCTGCACGTCGAGACCGACGGCGCGGGTGAGCCACTCCTGTTGCTGCACGGCATGGGCGGGTGCAGCCAGGACTGGCGCCACGCCGGCCGTGAGTCACTGGCGCGCGAATACCGGCTCGTCGCCCTGGACGCGCGGGGGCACGGGCGCTCGACCAACCCGCAAGGCGGCTTCTCGCACCGCCAGCTGGCCGCCGACGTGCGCGCGGCGCTCGACGCGCTGGGCATCGCGCGCTGCCGCGCGATCGGGCTGAGCATGGGCGGGAACACGCTCTTGCACGTGGCGACCCAGGAGCCGGAGCGCATCGAGGCCATGGTGGTCGTGAGTGCCACGCCGTACTTCCCCGAGCAGGCACGCGCGATCATGCGCACGGTCTCGCCGGACGGCCGCTCGGCGGAGGAGTGGCGCGTCATGCGCGAGCGCCATGCGCATGGCGACGCGCAGATCCGGGCGCTCTGGCAGGCGCAGCACGACCTCGCCGACAGCACCGACGACATGTGTTTCACGCCGCCGCAGCTCGCGCGCATCCGCGCGCGCACGCTCGTGATCTACGGCGACCGCGACCCGCTGTATCCGGTCGAGCTCGGAGTCGGCCTGTTCCGCGCGATCCCGCGCGCGTCCCTGTGGGTCGTGCCGGGCGGCGGGCACGGGCCGGTGTTCCTCGAGGCGGCAGAGCCGTTCGCGCGCACGGCGCTCGCCTTCCTGCACGGCTGA
- a CDS encoding SDR family oxidoreductase, with product MRALPLSSRVALVTGVSRRAGIGFAIAKRLASLGADLCVHAYAPYDAAQPWGADREPPEALAGDLRALGVRAEPLAADLAEPGAPERLIAEAWQRLGRVDVLVANHAHSVSADLEGLRAEEVDRHFAVNVRATLLLVQAFAARHDGRAGGRVVLLTSGQDRGPMPGELAYAASKGALASLVPSLSAHLAHRGITVNAVDPGATDTGWASPELHREVLAREPQGRWGAPDDAARLVGWLATDDARWLTGQVIHSTGGGP from the coding sequence GTGCGTGCCCTGCCGCTGTCGAGCCGCGTCGCCTTGGTGACTGGAGTGTCTCGCCGGGCGGGCATCGGGTTCGCGATCGCCAAGCGCCTGGCGTCGCTGGGCGCAGACCTGTGCGTGCACGCGTACGCGCCCTACGACGCCGCGCAGCCGTGGGGAGCGGATCGCGAACCCCCCGAGGCGCTGGCCGGCGACCTGCGTGCGCTGGGCGTGCGTGCGGAGCCGCTGGCGGCGGACCTCGCCGAGCCGGGCGCGCCCGAGCGGCTGATCGCGGAGGCGTGGCAGCGGCTGGGCCGCGTGGACGTGCTGGTCGCGAATCACGCGCACAGCGTCTCCGCCGACCTCGAGGGGCTGCGTGCGGAGGAGGTCGACCGGCACTTCGCCGTGAACGTGCGCGCGACGCTCCTCCTGGTGCAGGCGTTCGCCGCGCGCCACGACGGACGCGCCGGCGGGCGGGTCGTGCTGCTCACGTCGGGCCAGGACCGCGGCCCCATGCCCGGCGAGCTGGCCTACGCGGCGTCGAAGGGCGCGCTCGCGAGCCTGGTGCCGAGTCTCTCGGCGCACCTCGCGCACCGCGGCATCACCGTGAACGCGGTGGATCCCGGCGCGACCGACACCGGCTGGGCCAGCCCCGAGCTACACCGCGAGGTGTTGGCCCGCGAGCCGCAGGGCCGCTGGGGCGCGCCCGACGACGCCGCTCGGCTGGTCGGCTGGCTCGCCACGGACGACGCGCGCTGGCTCACCGGGCAGGTGATCCACTCGACCGGCGGCGGCCCCTGA
- a CDS encoding GlsB/YeaQ/YmgE family stress response membrane protein, translating into MNLLTWLLLGLVVGVLAKWIMPGKDGGGFVLTILLGIAGAFVGGFIGSLFGIGSVADFSLGSLALSTLGALLLLWGHRQLRGGAA; encoded by the coding sequence ATGAATCTCTTGACCTGGCTCCTGCTCGGTCTCGTCGTCGGAGTTCTCGCGAAATGGATCATGCCCGGGAAGGACGGCGGCGGCTTCGTCCTCACCATCCTGCTGGGGATTGCCGGCGCGTTCGTCGGCGGCTTCATCGGCTCGCTGTTCGGCATCGGCTCGGTGGCCGACTTCAGCCTGGGCAGCCTCGCGCTCTCGACCTTGGGCGCGCTGCTCCTGCTCTGGGGTCACCGCCAGCTGCGTGGCGGCGCCGCCTGA
- a CDS encoding SDR family NAD(P)-dependent oxidoreductase, with amino-acid sequence MARLSKLSRSVADRGVLVTGAASGMGRATAHLFADEGAQVAVTDLDRDAVDRVVDEIKAAGGRARGWVLDVGSDASVARVVPEVAQAFGRLDAVVNNAGIARFSPIDGPEYDKAWADSLNVLITAHVRVIRAALPYLRKSDAGRIVNIASTEALGATKYGSPYTAAKHAVVGLTRSLAVELGPERITVNCICPGPIRTGMTSAIPEDQKAIFAKRRTALLRYGEPEEVAHGTLNFCLPASQYMTGAVLPVDGGLTIRNA; translated from the coding sequence ATGGCGCGGCTCAGCAAGCTCTCCCGTTCCGTGGCGGACCGCGGCGTGCTCGTGACTGGCGCGGCCAGCGGCATGGGCCGTGCGACCGCGCATCTGTTCGCAGACGAGGGCGCGCAGGTCGCAGTGACCGACCTCGACCGCGACGCCGTCGACCGCGTGGTCGACGAGATCAAGGCCGCGGGCGGGCGCGCGCGCGGCTGGGTGCTCGACGTGGGCAGCGACGCGTCGGTGGCGCGCGTCGTGCCCGAGGTCGCGCAGGCCTTCGGCCGCCTCGACGCGGTGGTGAACAACGCGGGCATCGCGCGCTTCAGCCCGATCGACGGGCCCGAATACGACAAGGCGTGGGCTGACTCACTGAACGTGCTGATCACCGCGCACGTGCGCGTGATCCGCGCCGCGCTGCCGTACCTGCGCAAGTCCGACGCCGGGCGCATCGTGAACATCGCCTCGACCGAGGCGTTGGGCGCCACCAAGTACGGCAGCCCCTACACCGCCGCGAAGCACGCGGTCGTGGGGCTCACGCGCTCGCTGGCGGTCGAGCTCGGCCCCGAGCGCATCACCGTGAACTGCATCTGTCCCGGACCGATCCGCACCGGCATGACGTCGGCGATCCCCGAGGACCAGAAGGCGATCTTCGCCAAGCGCCGCACCGCGCTCCTGCGCTACGGCGAGCCCGAAGAGGTCGCGCACGGCACGCTCAACTTCTGCCTGCCCGCGAGTCAGTACATGACCGGTGCGGTGCTGCCCGTGGACGGAGGACTCACGATCCGCAACGCGTGA